One segment of Acidianus sp. HS-5 DNA contains the following:
- a CDS encoding AIR synthase-related protein, producing MSFGKVPLKEFLYKIPSGNCEICPSIGEDDAIIKVNEPYIAIHSDPITESSVDPGFLSIAVACNDVNMKGTRCKWVLTTILLSTKKSLDRILSGINEACSILGCNVVGGHTEVVMNLPSDIVVTTAFSTTDKVLTARNAKEGDYVVMVGSAGIEGTWILANQFEDYLLKAGVKKETIESAKRFKHDIIVQEKALKVSEYAIGMHDTTEGGVLQALMEISKLSNLRAVIDPSLIPVRRETLEITKALSIDYLRLVSSGAFLVVTRNPEEVMKKVSEGNVIGRLIKGGPGLHLEGVGDFNEDFEEELVRFEGSYNGGR from the coding sequence GTGTCTTTCGGCAAAGTACCTTTAAAAGAATTTTTATATAAAATACCTAGCGGCAATTGCGAGATATGTCCTTCTATTGGTGAGGATGACGCGATAATTAAGGTTAATGAACCTTATATAGCTATCCATTCAGATCCTATAACTGAGTCCTCAGTAGATCCAGGATTTCTTTCTATAGCAGTTGCATGTAATGACGTTAACATGAAAGGTACGCGTTGTAAGTGGGTTTTAACTACAATTCTACTCTCTACTAAGAAGAGTCTAGATAGAATACTCTCTGGAATAAATGAAGCATGCAGTATCTTAGGCTGCAATGTTGTAGGCGGGCATACGGAAGTTGTGATGAATTTACCTTCAGATATAGTAGTAACTACCGCATTTTCAACTACTGACAAAGTTTTAACTGCAAGAAATGCTAAGGAAGGTGACTACGTCGTAATGGTAGGTAGCGCAGGAATAGAAGGTACCTGGATTTTAGCAAACCAATTCGAAGATTATCTACTGAAGGCAGGAGTAAAAAAGGAGACTATAGAGTCTGCAAAACGTTTTAAACATGATATAATAGTCCAAGAAAAAGCTTTGAAAGTATCTGAATACGCTATAGGAATGCATGATACTACTGAAGGAGGTGTACTGCAGGCATTAATGGAAATATCTAAATTATCTAACTTAAGGGCAGTTATAGACCCAAGCCTTATTCCGGTAAGGAGGGAAACTTTAGAGATTACTAAAGCGTTATCAATAGATTATTTAAGATTAGTATCCTCAGGGGCATTTCTAGTTGTAACCAGAAATCCAGAAGAGGTAATGAAGAAGGTAAGCGAGGGAAATGTAATAGGAAGATTAATAAAAGGTGGACCAGGCCTTCACTTAGAAGGAGTGGGAGATTTTAATGAGGACTTTGAGGAAGAACTTGTTAGATTTGAAGGTAGTTATAATGGCGGGAGGTAA
- a CDS encoding ABC transporter ATP-binding protein → MITISVEDLWKSYKEKEVLKGISFSVNEGEIFSLLGPNGAGKTTTIKVLSCVSKPDRGKIEILGMKVPEECNKIRKIVGIVPQDFQGFSDLSVRENVEYFASIYEGDKSQVNGVIEELDLEEYKNTKFKKLSGGLKRRVAIACALVGNPKIVYLDEPTVGLDPKARRNVWDIMRKLKDRKLTVLLTTHYLDEAQKLSDRIAIIYSGKILRLSTPESLMKEFEKPTLEEAYLALLESIGEE, encoded by the coding sequence ATGATAACAATCAGCGTTGAAGACTTATGGAAAAGTTATAAGGAAAAAGAAGTACTTAAAGGTATTTCGTTCTCAGTTAATGAAGGAGAAATATTCTCATTACTTGGGCCTAATGGCGCAGGAAAAACAACTACAATAAAAGTTCTCTCTTGCGTATCTAAACCTGATCGCGGCAAAATAGAAATATTGGGAATGAAGGTTCCAGAAGAGTGTAATAAAATACGCAAAATTGTAGGCATCGTCCCACAGGATTTTCAAGGCTTCTCTGATTTGAGCGTAAGGGAAAATGTGGAATATTTTGCCAGTATTTATGAAGGAGATAAATCGCAAGTAAATGGGGTTATCGAGGAATTAGATCTTGAGGAATATAAGAATACAAAATTCAAGAAATTATCTGGAGGACTAAAAAGAAGAGTTGCAATAGCTTGTGCCTTAGTAGGAAATCCTAAAATAGTATATCTTGATGAACCCACTGTGGGTTTAGATCCTAAGGCTAGAAGGAACGTTTGGGATATAATGAGAAAATTGAAAGATAGAAAGCTTACAGTCCTGTTAACTACACATTACTTAGACGAAGCACAGAAATTATCTGATAGAATAGCAATAATTTACTCTGGAAAAATACTTAGACTATCGACACCGGAGAGCCTAATGAAAGAATTTGAAAAACCCACTCTTGAAGAAGCTTATTTAGCACTGTTAGAAAGCATTGGTGAGGAATAA
- a CDS encoding NTP transferase domain-containing protein, with protein sequence MRTLRKNLLDLKVVIMAGGKGSRLSPMKPVLEVCGKPMVLWVYEFSKQFSDKIFIATVKGHPTLSILENIFPMSSIIFTEGRGYEFDVIEAVKNVGFPSLVLPSDTPFIPKDAIEDLLNKCESSICTLLSKGEFIGISLWRSVDTSSFSSIETNHEIINVNTNKDLLKINKECTEGFI encoded by the coding sequence ATGAGGACTTTGAGGAAGAACTTGTTAGATTTGAAGGTAGTTATAATGGCGGGAGGTAAGGGAAGTAGATTGTCTCCAATGAAACCAGTTCTTGAAGTATGCGGTAAACCTATGGTATTATGGGTATACGAGTTCTCGAAACAGTTTTCTGATAAAATATTCATAGCTACAGTAAAAGGGCATCCTACATTATCAATTCTAGAGAATATTTTTCCAATGAGTAGCATAATCTTTACTGAAGGTAGAGGTTATGAATTTGATGTTATAGAAGCCGTTAAAAATGTTGGATTTCCTAGCCTAGTCCTTCCTTCAGATACTCCTTTTATACCTAAAGACGCTATTGAGGATCTTCTTAACAAATGTGAGTCATCTATCTGTACTTTGCTTTCCAAGGGTGAGTTTATAGGTATAAGCTTATGGAGATCTGTGGATACTTCTTCTTTCTCTTCAATAGAGACAAACCATGAAATCATAAACGTTAATACGAATAAAGATTTATTGAAAATAAATAAAGAGTGTACTGAGGGATTTATTTGA
- a CDS encoding cbb3-type cytochrome c oxidase subunit I: MSSKSNPLVTLVNAVFQLDKDWVSRISMAMIVLSLVWGILGIIDALMARIQEMVWGLSQTLVFTSQEYYGGITLHGVRDLFGFAVQLEVAVFIFLSYKLLNFQPRAKWFLNIGFVLFNIAFMLMEGPIVAFPSFNDNYFGATGWYYLNPLGIPTYSQYVISPLWFIGYELMDIGVYIYVIWLIYHYYMVSKSIKEKLPIFAVFALMTSLMIAIGWSGETAANTWDILAYFGLVGLDPIANQIAFWILGHSIVYIVWMPAVASMYYLIPLLAGKPLYSDKMARVAALLYLIFSNNVPIHHLYMVDLPVSVKLLQEVLTYAVVVPSMLTFFNLWATTKGGVQFKPNLISVWISISFAGAIAAGVTGIANGDLSFDSIIHNSMWVPGHFHAMIFWSIVPAGFATLYYMVPMLTGRMWYSTKLGWIHMVGYMIGTAMIVVGFDALGLAGLIRRAEIYPIIPAYVTPEVLSALGAMIADFATLLWLGNLVISLLKGRSANVEGLSVSDTVTTIAMQLGYEGPSLSELSNKITTAISKIARVKA, translated from the coding sequence ATGAGTTCTAAGTCCAATCCTCTTGTAACGCTAGTTAATGCTGTATTCCAATTAGACAAGGACTGGGTAAGCAGAATATCAATGGCTATGATAGTATTGAGCCTCGTATGGGGAATTCTGGGCATAATTGATGCTTTAATGGCAAGGATACAAGAAATGGTATGGGGATTATCACAAACTTTGGTATTCACTTCACAAGAGTATTACGGAGGAATAACCTTACACGGGGTTAGGGATCTGTTTGGCTTTGCAGTACAGCTAGAGGTAGCAGTATTCATTTTTCTCTCGTATAAATTACTGAACTTCCAACCTAGAGCAAAATGGTTCCTCAACATAGGATTTGTTTTATTCAACATAGCATTCATGTTAATGGAAGGACCAATTGTAGCGTTCCCATCATTTAATGACAATTACTTTGGAGCTACAGGATGGTATTATTTAAATCCATTAGGAATACCAACCTACTCACAGTATGTAATATCACCACTGTGGTTTATAGGATATGAGCTAATGGACATAGGAGTTTACATATATGTGATATGGCTAATATATCATTACTATATGGTCAGCAAGAGTATAAAAGAGAAGCTTCCAATATTTGCAGTCTTTGCGTTAATGACCTCATTAATGATCGCAATTGGATGGAGTGGAGAAACAGCTGCTAACACTTGGGATATTTTAGCGTACTTCGGATTAGTAGGATTAGACCCAATAGCAAATCAAATAGCATTCTGGATATTAGGTCACTCTATAGTTTACATTGTATGGATGCCGGCAGTAGCTTCAATGTATTACTTAATACCACTATTGGCTGGAAAACCATTATATAGTGATAAGATGGCAAGAGTTGCAGCATTACTCTACTTAATCTTCTCCAATAACGTGCCAATACACCACTTATACATGGTAGACCTACCGGTTAGTGTAAAGTTATTACAAGAAGTATTAACGTATGCAGTAGTAGTTCCTTCAATGTTAACGTTCTTCAACTTATGGGCTACGACAAAAGGAGGGGTACAATTTAAGCCTAACTTGATATCAGTATGGATATCAATTAGTTTTGCTGGAGCAATTGCAGCAGGAGTAACTGGAATTGCTAACGGTGACTTATCATTTGACTCAATAATTCACAATAGCATGTGGGTTCCTGGACACTTCCACGCAATGATATTCTGGTCAATTGTTCCTGCAGGATTTGCAACACTGTACTACATGGTACCAATGCTAACCGGAAGAATGTGGTACTCAACAAAACTAGGATGGATCCACATGGTAGGATACATGATAGGAACAGCAATGATAGTAGTAGGATTTGACGCATTAGGATTAGCAGGACTAATAAGAAGGGCCGAGATTTATCCAATAATCCCAGCTTACGTAACGCCTGAGGTATTATCTGCCTTAGGAGCGATGATTGCGGACTTCGCTACGTTATTATGGTTAGGAAATCTCGTAATATCACTATTAAAAGGAAGATCCGCGAATGTTGAGGGACTATCAGTAAGCGATACAGTAACTACTATAGCAATGCAATTAGGATATGAAGGACCTTCATTAAGCGAATTATCAAACAAGATAACTACCGCAATAAGCAAAATAGCAAGAGTAAAAGCTTAA
- a CDS encoding ABC transporter permease, whose protein sequence is MKNMLSTAKAIIKDNLSNKATIFFILVFPLFLTLIFAFGFAGINHVTQVVATNNQDLAKYLNSTQLFVGITCNNEREAILHNYIYIYTQNESYNISYPEDAKYLIPSLEAVLNEYSTHSSIVVSATQLKGFTYVDYILSGMIGVIALSNGVFGVTGVGAGYYRDKLVERLAASPLKSYEWVISLMLYEIVITFISIVPILLLGLALGFIPIIGVLFVVFLIVGTLMFSGLGAIIFGLTPKDKLFIANVAANIVTLPLIFLSNAFFYINSFPGIIQLLINYQPVSVLNDIIRQVTVYQQLPQAWEIAYIIIFTITSVFLGEKLLKLREID, encoded by the coding sequence ATGAAAAACATGTTATCTACTGCTAAAGCAATAATTAAAGATAATTTAAGTAATAAAGCTACTATATTCTTCATTTTAGTATTTCCATTATTCCTTACCTTAATTTTCGCCTTCGGTTTTGCAGGGATAAACCACGTAACTCAAGTTGTAGCAACGAATAACCAAGACTTAGCAAAATATCTTAATTCTACACAACTGTTTGTAGGCATTACATGCAATAACGAAAGAGAAGCAATACTTCATAATTATATTTACATTTATACTCAAAACGAATCTTATAATATATCTTATCCCGAGGACGCTAAATATCTTATACCTTCTCTAGAAGCTGTTCTGAACGAGTATTCTACCCATAGTTCTATAGTTGTCTCAGCTACTCAACTTAAGGGATTTACTTACGTGGATTATATATTATCTGGAATGATAGGAGTTATTGCGCTATCTAACGGAGTTTTTGGAGTTACTGGCGTTGGTGCAGGATACTATAGAGATAAACTTGTTGAAAGATTAGCCGCTTCTCCGCTCAAAAGCTATGAATGGGTAATTTCACTAATGCTTTATGAAATAGTAATTACTTTCATTTCAATTGTACCCATATTGCTATTAGGCTTAGCGTTAGGCTTCATTCCAATTATAGGAGTACTTTTTGTTGTATTCTTAATAGTGGGCACACTAATGTTTTCAGGTCTAGGAGCAATAATATTTGGCTTAACACCTAAAGATAAACTGTTTATAGCTAATGTAGCGGCTAATATAGTTACCTTACCTTTAATATTCTTGAGTAATGCATTCTTTTACATTAATTCGTTTCCTGGTATAATACAATTGCTAATAAATTACCAACCAGTCTCAGTGCTTAACGATATAATAAGGCAAGTTACAGTTTATCAGCAATTACCTCAAGCATGGGAGATAGCTTATATAATAATTTTTACTATAACGAGCGTATTTTTAGGAGAAAAATTGCTAAAACTTAGGGAGATTGACTAA
- a CDS encoding Rdx family protein, translating to MSVLKITNKMLIMDTVKIVYCRPCGYLDRALDLAKDLLQYFDDIKIEIEQGKNGIFDVYLDGELIFSRYKEKRFPDNTEILKEIGRKRVK from the coding sequence ATGAGTGTTTTAAAAATTACAAACAAAATGTTGATTATGGATACAGTGAAGATAGTTTATTGTAGACCTTGTGGATATCTAGATAGAGCTTTGGATTTAGCTAAAGATTTATTACAATATTTTGATGATATAAAAATAGAAATAGAACAAGGAAAAAATGGAATATTTGATGTCTATCTAGATGGAGAGCTCATATTTTCGAGATACAAAGAAAAAAGATTTCCTGACAATACGGAAATTTTAAAAGAAATAGGAAGAAAAAGAGTAAAATAA
- a CDS encoding DUF5752 family protein, translating into MMNLDSQGKGISFKFYAAYYPPVYTKVKASSLSELIKGISTVDKNSIFYHVFHPMLSSHVVPEDLPNDFAFWLRESLHDEYLAEVIADIKGGEPLTIEDIRKELLELLNTSSHLDKVADYPFVFISFIPVVYPLDIEVRTLAEFMDAIAKVPARSLFYHFVYKRVMSVSKRNDFTTWLEDNFGLIDLGEKLAKIDPQTYTEEEDFRKDLLKILEGDLLK; encoded by the coding sequence ATTATGAATCTTGATTCTCAAGGGAAAGGAATCTCATTTAAATTCTACGCAGCATACTATCCTCCAGTATACACTAAGGTTAAAGCCAGTTCGCTATCAGAGCTTATAAAAGGTATTTCAACTGTAGATAAAAATTCGATATTTTATCACGTCTTTCATCCCATGCTATCGTCTCATGTAGTACCAGAAGATTTACCAAATGATTTTGCTTTCTGGCTTAGAGAATCTCTTCATGACGAGTATCTTGCTGAAGTGATCGCCGATATAAAAGGCGGAGAACCCTTAACAATAGAAGATATAAGAAAAGAGCTTTTAGAGCTTTTAAACACATCAAGCCATTTAGATAAGGTTGCTGATTACCCCTTTGTCTTTATCTCATTTATTCCGGTAGTTTATCCATTAGATATAGAGGTTAGGACGTTAGCAGAATTTATGGACGCTATTGCTAAAGTTCCTGCTAGATCTTTATTTTACCATTTCGTATATAAAAGAGTAATGAGCGTAAGTAAGAGGAACGATTTCACAACATGGTTAGAAGACAACTTTGGACTTATTGATTTGGGAGAAAAATTAGCTAAGATAGATCCTCAAACTTACACTGAAGAAGAGGATTTCAGAAAAGATTTATTAAAAATTTTGGAAGGTGATCTGTTAAAATGA
- a CDS encoding enoyl-CoA hydratase/isomerase family protein yields MFVNKEYKDNYIQLSFNTGTKYNIINVRFMTELLDVLSDIEREKKYTFIIFKGENGNFGSGADIRELNRASVDREFASSFFNYMKDLYLKLINIDKITIAQVEGIAYGASLELLLVMDFVIASKSAKFAAPGGKIGVFPPVLITLGPYITSLNNVRRLAILGEEITAEEAEKIGLITKATDEIEKETANLIYKMSFMAPTSLMLMKRHIMKYLDRDLSEAFKSLTIQVGGDESREGITAFLAKTKPSWLVNLPKF; encoded by the coding sequence ATGTTTGTCAATAAGGAGTATAAGGATAATTACATTCAATTGTCATTTAATACGGGAACAAAATATAATATTATTAATGTAAGATTTATGACAGAACTTTTGGATGTCTTAAGTGATATAGAAAGGGAAAAGAAATATACGTTCATAATCTTTAAAGGAGAAAATGGTAACTTTGGCTCTGGAGCGGATATAAGAGAGCTAAATAGGGCCTCAGTAGATAGGGAATTCGCGTCATCTTTTTTTAATTACATGAAAGATCTTTATCTAAAATTGATAAATATAGATAAAATTACAATAGCTCAAGTAGAAGGTATTGCTTATGGGGCTTCGCTAGAGTTATTGTTAGTTATGGACTTTGTCATAGCTTCAAAATCTGCTAAATTTGCTGCTCCAGGAGGTAAAATAGGAGTTTTTCCTCCAGTCTTGATAACTTTAGGTCCTTATATAACAAGTTTAAATAACGTTAGAAGGTTAGCAATACTAGGAGAAGAAATAACTGCAGAAGAGGCTGAAAAAATTGGTCTTATTACTAAGGCAACCGACGAAATAGAGAAAGAGACTGCTAATTTAATTTACAAAATGTCCTTTATGGCCCCTACTTCGCTCATGTTGATGAAGAGGCATATAATGAAATACCTCGATAGGGATCTCTCTGAAGCATTCAAGTCCCTAACTATCCAGGTAGGAGGAGATGAAAGCAGGGAAGGTATTACTGCGTTCCTTGCTAAAACAAAACCCAGCTGGTTAGTCAATCTCCCTAAGTTTTAG